ttccttttctctcctacagggttgggtattgtcttgacaatagtggtccactgaggatagataccgtcatccaaatagtaccctttgtcgtagttgtggccgttgacagtaaagttcaccggtggaacaacacggcagccaatatctcctcctcgtcgtcggacgacgaatcgtcggagtcgcaaaggaaattatggaaaaagaactcgtcggcggagtccattttcgtaccttggcaaactgtcaaACAGCTTGCGGGTGTCGAAGAAGGagacggccggcgaggggagaCGCGGCACCCACAGGCCAGCTAGCTGCCCTGCCGGCGTCCGACGAGTGTgacggcgtccgacgagcgtgccggtcGGATGTGGCGGGGGAGGCGAGGCGTCTTCTTGGTCGCGGGCGGCTGTGCGGTGGGGGAAGCGGCGGCGGGAACCAGTTTGCTCCTGGCGGCAAAACGGCGGCGGCGGGCAACTGGGGGCAGGGGCGGCgttgctgggcggatgtggagccggcggcagctggaagagtcgccggcaaaaatggcggcggcggcggtgacggagGAGGTGGGGCGAGGGTTGCTTGTTGGCCGGGGGAGGGGGGTGGTGAGAGgggaggccaatgtgccaccgaccagcgggcccggTGAAGAAAGAGGGCGAGCGCGCGCGCGTCCGTcacgtgtccgcgccgacgcaaatcaggctaaaaaatgggccgggaatgggtcgcccgcagacgaaaaacggacgcgcgtccgtttgggtcagcgCGTTGGGCTTGGGCCGCCTTTTctatccgcgccgacccaaacgaacaaCCGCAGACGAAATGGGTTGTACCATTGAAGTTATTCTAAGTACCTATAGGACGACTAAGGAATAGCAAACCGGTTATCATCATTTGCACAGTTCTTCCACGTTGAATTCTGACCACTCCGGTAGCCGACCGATCGCGCCACTGCCACTAGTGCATATATTCATGGACAAACACACAGTGGCGGCGCCAGGATTTTGAGGCTGGGTATTCATTGGCACAAAAAAATTACTCTAAACGTATTATAAAGACACCAGTACAACAATAGTAATTTTTAATGCATCAAACCATACTAATTATACATAAACATAAAGACACCAGTACCTCTTGATTGACAGATTGATGATATCCCATCTTACAATATAACTTTGCGATCGCCTTTTTGGAAGAGATTGATGACATCCTCATCCTTTACTTGATTGAAGAATTCTCTCtcaacaaatgtaaccaaacaattaTTCAAGTAATCATCACCCATTTTGCTCCTTAGCTTATTCTTCACATAGTTCATTGAAGAGAACACCCTTTCAACACTAGCAGTAGCTACTGGCAGAATTAATACCAATTTAAGAAGCTTGTAAACAATATAGTAttgttcatgcttgtttgtctcAACAAGCATAACTGAAAGCTCACACAGATTCTTCAAGTTTTGAAACCTTTCATCTCTACGCACATGAGTAACATACATGTTTAGTTGCCATGGAAGTCTTGCCAGTTCATCACTTGTGAAATCATTAGCATAAAACTTTGTAGCAAGCCTAACCAATTTCTCTTGATCATAAGCAGCAAATAGACGAAGTGGACAAAATGCTGCCATGCAAGAAAGTAGATCTGTGTTTACCTCATCAAATCTGCCATTCAACTCACTAATTTGACTATCAATGACACTCACGTACATATCAACTTTGAAGCGATGGTAATTCGTTGCACCATTAAAGAAACCCCTTCTAGGCCGGCCAGCGGGAAAGTAAGGACCCTCCATATCAACAATTTTGATCTTATGCTTTGTACAAAAAGATGTGACCTTTTTGAGAAAATCATCCCATCCAGGATCAGTCCTCAAACCCTCCAAGTGATACATTGTGATATCAACAAGCTCAATAGCATGAACAATATCTTGGTCTTGCTTTTGCAAAGCTCTACTCAACTCATCTGTGTATCCAAATATTTCTTGCATCAAGTGTGCCATGAAAACAAACTCAAATGATCGAAATGGTGTCAATATGGTTAGAGCCGCTTGCGCCTCCGCACCATGGTACTCTTTTCCAATCTTGATGAGGACTCGTCGTATTGCACCATACATACAGATGACATGGTTCACGGTTTTGAAGTGAGAGCCCCAACGTGTATCACATGGCCTTCCCAAACCCATTTCCTGATTCAGCCCACTCCCCATTTCTACTTCTTCCAATTCCAATGCATCAATGAGTTCCTCAGCCTGAGCTATACGAAGCATTCTCATCTTTTTAcaagacatgccaagagcatttaaCAAGTGTGCAAGTTGTTGAAAGAACCAAGTACAATCACCACTCTCTTTAGCAACAGCAACAAGAGTTAACTGTAGTTGATGGGCAAAACAATGAACATAGTAGGCAGAAGGAGACTCATCCATAATCAGTTTTTTTAGGCCATTAGCATTACCTTTCATGTTGCTAGCTCCATCATATCCTTGCCCACGAACCATTGCAAAGGTCAAATTGTACTTCATAAGCATTTGCTCAATTGCAGCTTTAAGTGTCAAAGAGGTAGTATCTTGAACATGAGCAACACCAAGAAATCTTACAACAACCCTTCCTTTCTTATCAACATAACGCAAGCAAATTGCCAACTGTTCATTCTGATACACATCACTAGACTCATCTGCAAGTATTGCAAAGTGGCTACCATCAAGTTCTTCAATGACTAATTTTGTAGTCTCCTGTGCACAACATTTTATTAACTCATGTTGTATATCATGGTGAGTCATCTTGCAGTTCTGTGGAGCATTTTTGAGAACAACCCTATCAACCTCTTCAAAATTTCCAGCTAGCCAATTTAAAAGCTCAAGAAAATTTCCTTTATTTAGTGAGTTTTCACTTTCATCATGTCCTCTAAATGCCAAGCCTTGGTGCAATAGAAATCTCAAACATTTGAGTGTCCATGTCAAACGCTGCTTATACAAAGCCTTATATTGTGAGGTGTTTGAAGCAAAAGACTCCCTAAATGATGCTTGTGGTGTAGTGAACATATCATACTTCTCTTGAGCTTCAGCATGAGCACTACTAACCTCAccttcatgtttcttcaatctcGATTACATGTTCCAGTTCCTAAATCCATTCTTCACAAATGCATCTCCACCGGGATATTTTGTCTTATCCTTGAACAGATAGCAAACAAAGCAGAAAGCACTTTTTTTTGTCACACTATACTCAATCCATGGAAATTCTTTAAACCAAGCACGACAAAAGCGACGGTCAACTCCACTTTTATTTGTATACTCAAAGTTATGATTCTTTGGTTGACATGGCTTCATCTCAATATATCTTCTTCTTACTCTATCTTGGTCATTGACAGCATACATTGAGATGggaatccgcttcccaggatcatgtTCGAGTGCCTCCAAATCTGCTTCCATTGGTTCATCATCTGCATCACTTGTTTCAGCATCTTTATCAATTGGGGTTGGGGTTGCTTCTCTGCTCTCCGGTTCACATTCCGCATCCGGTGCTTGCACTAACGCCAATTGCAAATTGCTCTCAAGCTGAACATGAGAGGTACAAGTACCCGATGCAGCTGCACTCTGATTCGGTGTAGAAGTTTCATCAATCTTCTTTGCTTTTGAAGCTTTTTCCCACAAAGCCAGAATCCTATTGCCACCACCAGTcccattcttcttcttcatctACATTACAACAAAACAAGGAAGAAATTAGCATCTACAGACTACAAACAGGATATGATGGTGGGCCGTGCGTTGCATCCACAAGCCAGAATCCTACAAACTGTCTACAAATTAACAAAACAAGGAAGAATCCTACTCCAGCTGCAAAatcgaatcaactaaaaaactgaaACTTTGTTTTCTTTAATACTGTACCTGAACGCAGGGCACTGACGCAGGCGGGAGAAAGAAGCTGCCGCTGGGCGGCGCCGCGGCGGGCGATGGGCGGCTGGGGCGGGGTAGCCGGCGGATGGCGAGCGCCGGGGCGGGGCGGCGTCGCAGCGATGCAGTCCGAGGGGTGGCCGGCCGACGGCGAGCGCCGGGGCGGGGCGGCGTCGCAGGCTCGCAGCGATGCAGTCTGAGGGGCGGCCGGCGGACGGCGACGTCGGCGAGCACCGGCGGCGCTGAGCGGAtgagggcggggcggcggccggtgaCTCGGTGAGCGGGAGCGGGGCCTGGGCGGCTAGGGCTCGAGCAGGGGAGGGGATTGGGGAACGACCGAACGAGGCAACGAGCGAGAGAAGGGAGCGAGCGGTGGGCCGTGCGTTGCAGCTATGTATTAATATTTTTTTTGCGCTCAATAATGGGTATTCATACGAATATACATGAATACCCTCAGCGCCGCCAGTGCAAACACATGTGACAAACTAGCTGAGACACCCCGATTGGGACATACACTCCCGTTCCCAAACACACACTTTCCCTTCAACTCAACTCAACTTGAAGACCAGTGAACTCGCCAAAACGCACCATGGAAGTACACAAGATAACCAGTGAGACAAAGGCCCGATcttcatggcatgcacggatcaaaatGCAGTCATGAAGCACAGCTCCAAGCCTTCCAACACGGTGCAGCTTTAAGACTCTCGTCAACTCAGTTTCAGAAGCCGGCTTAGTCCTAGCACAAACCAAGTCAAGTCACCCTCCAAATCTTCACATTGCAGTCCAACGAACCGCTGCAAATCAGCGCGGAGCAGCCACCGCGCGGGCTCTCCTCGCGCTCGCTGCCGTGGTCGCCTCCCGTCAACACCAATGCCAGGCTCTTCACGGCCGCGCCATGGCCGTCCAGGACGGCCGAGCAGGAGTACTCGCCTTCCGCTCCCCGTCGCCACACCCTCACCGTCCTGTCCGCGGACCCGCTGCACGCCACATCGCCGGCGGCGGCCAGGCACAGCACCGCCTCAGCGTGCCCCCTGAGAGTCCTGGTGGACGCCGCGCCTCCGGCGTCGAAGCCCTCCCACACGACGACGGACCGGTCGCACGAGCCGGAGTAGAGAACCAGCCCGCCGACGCCCATCGCCAGCGCGTTCACCGCCGACCTGTGCCGCTCCATGGTGCCGACCAGCGCGAGCCTCTTCTGCCCCGGGTGGCGCCTCCACGCCTTGATCGTCCGGTCCGCCGACCCGGTGTAGACGTGCCCGTCCGACGACACGGCGACGGCGTTGATGGCGTCGTTGTGGGCCGGGGTGATGGACTCCACGCAGCGGAGGCTGGGAAGGCGCCACACCTTGAGGCTCCGGTCCCAGGACACGGAGTACATGTACCCGCCGTCCGGGGACAGCGCGAGCGCGGTGACCGCGTCCACGTGGTGCACCCAGGTGCGGCTCCTGTGCCGCCGGACGTCGACGTAGTTCTTGGGGAACAGGAACGTGCGCAGGCAGTCCGCGGTGGTCGGCAGCACGCCGTGGAGGGCGAGGTGGCTGCTCCCGCCTTTCCGCCGGCCGGCCTGCTGCCACACCCTGATCTTGCCGTCCTGGTGGGCGCTGACGAGACCATCGCTGGTGGCCATGAGGCACTTTATGGAGCTATTGGTGGCGGCAACAACAGAGCCCTCGTGTTGCACGGTCGTGCTGCTCATGTCCAGTGGCCACAGCCTGATGTGTCCGTCCGACGAGGAGACGTAGAGCGAGATGCCGTCGACGGCGAGGCCAGAGACGTAGGAGGAGTGGCCTCTGAGCGTGGAGACGCACTGGTAGCGGCATGGGCTCAGGGGATGGGCCAGGGAAGGGGCACTAGATTGCGACGAGTGCGATATATCTTTGCACATCAAACCTTCTTCAGAGTTCAGGCTCATATTGCTGGAGCTGGCCTCGCTGTTCTTGTCTGCAACTGCAAGATGAAATCATGGATTAAAATAGCAGAAAGACAGGATCTGAGGGAAATTATGCAAAAGCAATGAGATAGGCAAGCAAGCAATGTGCATGCAGAGAGAGACACAGAAGATTATAGTAAGAGGCTGTGGAGATTGACGAGTGACGCATCTTTATAGCAGCACAGCAAGAAGGCAAGTGGGCTCAACATGGATTCTTGTTATCTTGTAATCGATGTGTTTTAGAAAGCTCGAAATGGATGGAGTGGAGGAAAAAATTCAACTGACAGGTACACAAGTAGGGCAAAAGGCGGCTTACAATGCTTTAGAATTTCTTCCCTTTTTGGCTGAAAACGCGTTAGATTATGAGGACAGGATTCCTGGTATATAAAATGCTGTCATAATTAAAATCAATTGCAGCATTTCTATGCAGTTGTTATTTATCGTACAGGAAAGTGAAAAATTCTCGCAGAAAAAGAAGATGAGATTTTAAGAAGGCAGTGGAGTAGGCATGCATAACAGATCACGGGGTTTATGCCTAACAGGGTAACATGGACTTGCCTTGCTAGTTCGGGTGTACATATAGGCTCATATAGCTTCATTTCATTTCCTTTCCTTTCTCCCCACCTTCCAGCATGCATGTTCTTCCAGGCTGGACCGTCATCTGATCTTTTCTCCATGTGCAGCTCACTCGAGAGTGATAAGCATAACGGATAAGGTCCATCACTTCCTTGCACCATTGCATACATCACTGCAAACATACTCAAGGAAACCATTTATTGAGCACTGTTTATCAAACACCAAGATACGCCATCCACCATAAATTCCAGAGACAAATCAGTACTGCCTTGTTTAAAAAACAAAAGAGACAAATCAGTACCGATTTTGTTGAATATTGCTAATTGCTATGTTTCATAAAACTGGAAAGCTACGTGACCTGCTGGAGTATAATGTCCGACCCTCTCCCACAGTTCAGACTTTTGAATGAATTGACTGGAGCATGAATTCAGTATAACCCACTCCGCGAGAACAATAACTTCATGAGCCTCATCAATGCGACGCTTATCTCACACTCAAACACAAAATACTGGAGTAGCTACTGCCTATTTGCAAGGATGTATACTGAGGTTTCATTCAATTGGGAGTAAACTTAATGATCTAGAAACAAACCTGGTGGCGTTGCTGTTTTATGGGAAAGCACTGAATCAAATGTGTTGCTTTAGCTGACAGTCTCACTCAGCATCAGCAGCAGTGGCCTGAAGCGCACAGCCACACAACCTGTAAACTGAAAGGATTCTAAAATATAAAGTGGTATTCTCAAGACAGGATTAGCTAAATTATCCATTCATAGTGATGTATTGCGCAACAACTGACCAAAATATGATTAAAAGTTGTCCATAATGGGATACAGGTGATGCCCTACAGATCTGTTCCTTGTTGCCCGGCTCAGCTTTTCGACGATCGGAATTAGCTTCAGGTCCAGGTTTTTTGGCCCGCAGGTCCATCCGGAAACCCACTTGATTATATAAATAATATGAAAAATATTGGACTAAATAAATATGTCGGCATGGTAAATTAGTTGGAAACTGCAAAAAAGGCAGTCTCCTCCAAGCCTGGAGCTTATACTAAGTATGTGACCTACAGTCATTTTCCAAAACAGCATTAGGCGTTTTGGGTCATTCCGGGTGGAGAAAAAGCAGAAATATATTGGttgtgagaagaagaagaaaactgatACTGTACTACATAAGGAGGGAGCAGAGACAAGCGGACAAGACAAGTTTGAGAAAGCCAATCGCTCTCCCAATATGCAAGAAGAGGCAGACAACCACTTAACTAGCTGCATCATGGATTGTTTTATGATCATCAAGGTCGTTGAAACATGATGTAACAGAAACTGAGATAAGGATAGCCATACAGGAGCTGGGACCACTGTTAAAGCTTCTATAGAAAAGCATTCGGCATATTCATAGATCTCACATGCTGTGTATAACTACATTTGCATCAGCAATGTAAGTGCCTCTAAAAGTCTCCATGTCACTTACTTAGAGAGAGCATGACTAGCaaatcaagatcactgttggatgtTACTCTCtcagtttctaaatataagtctttttagagatttcaatacggactacatacggatgtatatagacataactTTAGATTGTAGATTTACtcgttttgcttcgtatgtagtctatgttggaatctctaaaaagacataacTATATTTAGGATCTGAGAGAGTAGAAAAGAGTAAAATGCAACCAGCTTTCGCTGTGAGCACCATTTAAGCAGAGATGTAGAGATAGGAGCAAAATCAAAAAAGATTGCTCGTTTTTTTTTTGAAGAGAGGTAAAAAAAAAAGATGGCTCGTTGTGGTACACGAGTGCATGTTCCTTAGAGCCCTCGTCAATGTCGGGCACCACGAAGCGGGTGTTCCACACTTACCCTGCTGGATGCCGCGGGTATCTCCtcgtgcagctggagcaccttcttGCAGCCTCCTTCCGCTTCACCCCGCGACGCTCCCTCGATGAGGCGCCGTGCACCCGTAGGGGCGCCGAGCTTGCAGTACAGCGCGGCGATTCTGTGCACGATTGGTACTGGACAGGGACATGGACTTCGAGAGCAGGCGGTGGCCTCgtctagagtatttaacaaaaaaactaTCACATTTCGTGAAACCGTGGCTATAAACTATCACTTTACAAATTTGAGCAAAAAACTATCACTTTTCACTAAtctttgactaaaaactaccatgtcGCGAAAGTGCTTGATTCGCCTCTTCTAAACGCCTTTCTGACAggatggacccacctgtcagcatcaatctccttcctcctcctctctctctctggcaTTTCCTCGAACACCTCTTGTGCACTCCGCACTCTTCTCCATGGCGACACCCCAGCGAAGCACCTCTCCGGCGTTGGTCAGGACTGGAGACAGCGGCACAACCACGTCGGCTGGAGCCGCCTCGGCCGTGCTGGTGTGTCGCGGCCTTGCGTGCGTGCGGAGCAACCGCCGCGGGAGTACTTCATCTTCTCCGCCTCCGGTGAAGGTCGCTGCCGCATCGATCTCTTTCTCCGGTGACCCTCTCGCCCGCACAACCTCTCCTCCTCACGAGCAGTTCGCCGCACCGCAAACTACCGGAGCCGCTCTTCGCCGCATCCCCGACCACCCCGTGCAGCTTCCCGTCACCATCGTGAGCGCCCGCTGCTTCCCCTCTACTCCCCCACTCGGTTACTTGCCGCATCAACGCCGTGGCCGAGCGCCGGAGCTCGTGCTCCGAGCCGCACCCGCATGCGCGCGCCCGCGGCGCTCGTGGCCGCCCCTCGCCATGCGCAACATGGTCCCCGTCCCCGTACCACGCGCGCTCGCCCACACCTGCTACGCCCGGGCCGCGCCTCCGCCACGCACGGCTCGCCACTGTCGTGCCCCTGCTGCAGCTCCTCGCATGATGCGGCTTCCGCAGTCGCGCCCCCGCCTCCGGCTGCCCGGGCTCTCCGCACCCGCCACCGCCGCTGGAGCCGCTTGCCGCGGTCGGCGCTGGAGCCGCCGCGGGTCGCTGCTggagccgccggagccgccgcgggTCGCCGCTGGAGCCGTCTGCCccacgctgatgtctactacacaaccttttttttgtagacattgttgggcctccaagtgcagaggtttgtaggacagtagcaaatttcccttaagtggatgacctaaggtttatcaatccgtgagaggtgtaggatgaagatggtctctctcaaacaaccctacaaccaaataacaaagagtctcttgtgtccccaacacacccaatacaatggtaaattgtataggtgcactagttcggtgaaaagatggtgatacaagtgcaatatggatggtagatataggtttttgtaatctaaaattataaaaacagcaaggtaactaatgataaaagtgagcacaaacggtattgcaatgcttcaaaacaaggccaagggttcatactttcactagtgcaagttctctcaacaattataacataactggatcatataactatccctcaacatgcaacaaaaagtcactccaaagtcactaatagaggagaacaaacgaagagattattgtagggtacgaaaccacctcaaagttattctttccgatcaatccgttgggttattcctataagtgtcacaaacagccctagagttcgtagtaaaataacaccttaagccacatatcaaccaaaaccctaatgtcacctagatactccaatgtcacctcaagtatccgtgggtatgattatacgatatgcatcagacaatctcagattcatctattcaaccaacacaaagaacttcaaaaagtgccccaaagtttctaccggagagtcaagacgaaaacgtctgccaacccctatgcatagattcccaaggtcacggaacccgcaagttgatcaccaaaacatacatcaagtggatcaatagaataccccattgtcaccacgggtatcccacgcaagacatacatcaagtgttctcaaatccttaaagactcaatccgataagataacttcaaagggaaattcAATCCATttcaaggtagagggggagaaacatcataagatccaactatagtagcaaagctcgcggtacatcaagatcgtgccaaatcaagaacacgagagagagatcaaacacatagtactggtacataccctcagccccgagggtgaactactccctcctcgtcatggagagcgccgggatgatgaagatggccaccggtgagggtgccggaacagggtaccgattggtttttggtggctacaaaggcttgcggcagcggaactcccgatctaggtttttttctgggggtttctgtatttataggaattttcggCGTCGGTCTCACGccaagggggtctccgagtcatccacaagatagggggcgcgcccaggggggtagggcgccctccaccctcgtggatggctcgggactcttctggcccaactcttttactccggaggcttcttttggtccataaaaaatcatcaaaaattggcatgtcaattggactccgtttggtattccttttctgtaaaactcaaaaacaaggaaaaaacagaaactggcactgggctctaggttaataggttagtcccaaaaatcatataaaacaacatataaatgcatataaaacacccaagatggataatataatagcatggaacaataaaaagttatagatacgttgaagacgtatcgagcgtccccaagcttaattcctgctcgtcctcgagtaggtaaatgataaaaacagaaattttgatgtggaatgctacctaacatatttatcaatgtaatcttctttattgtggcaagaatattcagatccataagattcaaaacaaaagtttaatattgacatgaaaacaataatacttcaagcatactaacaaagcaaccacgtcttctcaaaataacatggccaaagcaagctatccctacaaaatcatatagtctggttatgctctatcttcatcacacaaaatatttaaatcatgcacaacctcgatgacaagccaagcaattgtttcatacttttgatgttctcaaacttttttcaatcttcacgcaatacatgaccgtgagccatggacatagcactataggtggaatagaatggtggttgtggagaagacaaaaagggagaagatagtctcacatgaactaggtgtatcaacgggctatgaagttgcccatcaatagatatcaatgtgagtgagtagggatttccatgcaacgggtgcactagagctataagtgttgggtttcgtagtaatttcaaaaaatttcctacgcacacgcaagatcatggtgatgcacagcaacgagagggggagagtgtgatctacgtacccttgtagatcgacaacggaagcgttaacttggttgatgtagtcgtacgtctccacggcccgaccgatcaagtaccgaaactacggcacctctgagttctagcacacgttcagctcgatgacgatccccggactccgatccagcaaagtgtcggggaagagttccgtcagcacgacggcgtggtgacgatcttgatgttctaccgtcgtagggcttcgcctaagcaccactacaatattatcgaggactatggtggaagggggcactgtacacggctaagaatatgatcacgtggatcaactttttGTGTCTAGGGgtaccccttgcctccgtatataaaatgCTCAAANNNNNNNNNNNNNNNNNNNNNNNNNNNNNNNNNNNNNNNNNNNNNNNNNNNNNNNNNNNNNNNNNNNNNNNNNNNNNNNNNNNNNNNNNNNNNNNNNNNNNNNNNNNNNNNNNNNNNNNNNNNNNNNNNNNNNNNNNNNNNNNNNNNNNNNNNNNNNNNNNNNNNNNNNNNNNNNNNNNNNNNNNNNNNNNNNNNNNNNNNNNNNNNNNNNNNNNNNNNNNNNNNNNNNNNNNNNNNNNNNNNNNNNNNNNNNNNNNNNNNNNNNNNNNNNNNNNNNNNNNNNNNNNNNNNNNNNNNNNNNNNNNNNNNNNNNNNNNNNNNNNNNNNNNNNNNNNNNNNNNNNNNNNNNNNNNNNNNNNNNNNNNNNNNNNNNNNNNNNNNNNNNNNNNNNNNNNNNNNNNNNNNNNNNNNNNNNNNNNNNNNNctcctctccttgtcctattcggaccagggggggggggaggggggcgcggcccatctatggccacctctcctctcttccactaaggcccatatacctccccgggggttccggtaacctcccggtactccgataaaatcccgatttcacccggaacacttccgatatccaaacataggcttccaatatatcaatctttatgtctcgaccatttcgagactcctcgtcatgtccatgatcacatccgggactccgaacaaacttcggtacatcaaaatgcataaactcataatataactgtcatcgtaaccttaagcgtctccggtcaataaccaatagcggaacctggatgctcatattggctcctacatagtctacgaagatcttttatcggtcagaccgcataacaacatacgttgttccctttgtcatcggtatgttacttgcctgatattcgatcgtcggtatcccatacctagttcaatctcattaccggcaagtctctttactcattctgtaatacatcatcccgcaactaactcattagttgcaatgcttgcaaggctttagtgatgtgcattaccgagaggacccagagatacctctccgacaatcggaatgacaaatcctaatctcgaaatacgccaacccaacatgtacttttggagacacctgtagagctcctttataatcacccagttacgttg
This portion of the Triticum dicoccoides isolate Atlit2015 ecotype Zavitan chromosome 7A, WEW_v2.0, whole genome shotgun sequence genome encodes:
- the LOC119331950 gene encoding protein JINGUBANG-like; protein product: MSLNSEEGLMCKDISHSSQSSAPSLAHPLSPCRYQCVSTLRGHSSYVSGLAVDGISLYVSSSDGHIRLWPLDMSSTTVQHEGSVVAATNSSIKCLMATSDGLVSAHQDGKIRVWQQAGRRKGGSSHLALHGVLPTTADCLRTFLFPKNYVDVRRHRSRTWVHHVDAVTALALSPDGGYMYSVSWDRSLKVWRLPSLRCVESITPAHNDAINAVAVSSDGHVYTGSADRTIKAWRRHPGQKRLALVGTMERHRSAVNALAMGVGGLVLYSGSCDRSVVVWEGFDAGGAASTRTLRGHAEAVLCLAAAGDVACSGSADRTVRVWRRGAEGEYSCSAVLDGHGAAVKSLALVLTGGDHGSEREESPRGGCSALICSGSLDCNVKIWRVT
- the LOC119327371 gene encoding uncharacterized protein LOC119327371, encoding MKKKNGTGGGNRILALWEKASKAKKIDETSTPNQSAAASGTCTSHVQLESNLQLALVQAPDAECEPESREATPTPIDKDAETSDADDEPMEADLEALEHDPGKRIPISMYAVNDQDRVRRRYIEMKPCQPKNHNFEYTNKSGVDRRFCRAWFKEFPWIEYSVTKKSAFCFVCYLFKDKTKYPGGDAFVKNGFRNWNM